A stretch of the bacterium HR17 genome encodes the following:
- the gfo_9 gene encoding Glucose--fructose oxidoreductase — MNLPLGIGIIGAGGIAPHHAKLYAQFHDLAQVVAVCDVVFERAQQLAERCRTEFGFPDVKAYRSHDDLLADDRVQAVSVCTPPFAHPEPMIAAAKAGKHVFCEGPMAGTLRECDAMLTAAKEAGIVFTVQYGHTRFTRSALMAKRALESVMLGKVFLAQVMVNWYRTQAYFDSAAWRGTWWGERGGALFHHGRYAIDLFLWLMGEVDELFAFTDTLVHRIEIEDTAIVNLRFRNGALGQILATTAAHPHPHLPEQRIVIWGSDATMTVIPEFAVDAADKERAQRLMAELQEQVPPLPSEGMAGQLRDFLLAIVEGRPPLITAESTRPQVELARAAYKSATLRLPVRLPLTPVDPFY; from the coding sequence GTGAATTTACCTTTAGGCATCGGAATCATTGGCGCAGGCGGAATCGCCCCGCACCACGCCAAACTTTACGCTCAATTTCACGACCTCGCTCAAGTCGTCGCTGTCTGCGATGTCGTCTTTGAGCGCGCTCAACAATTAGCGGAGCGCTGCCGCACCGAGTTTGGCTTCCCTGATGTCAAGGCATATCGCAGCCACGATGACTTGCTCGCCGACGACCGAGTGCAAGCCGTCTCCGTTTGCACACCGCCTTTTGCGCACCCTGAGCCGATGATTGCCGCTGCCAAGGCAGGCAAGCATGTCTTTTGCGAAGGACCGATGGCAGGAACTTTGCGAGAATGCGATGCTATGTTGACAGCAGCAAAAGAGGCAGGCATCGTCTTCACTGTCCAATACGGACACACCCGCTTCACCCGTTCAGCGCTGATGGCAAAACGAGCGTTGGAGTCGGTCATGTTGGGTAAAGTGTTTTTGGCGCAAGTAATGGTCAACTGGTATCGCACGCAGGCTTACTTTGACAGCGCCGCTTGGCGCGGAACATGGTGGGGCGAGCGAGGTGGCGCGTTGTTCCATCACGGGCGCTATGCCATTGACCTGTTTCTTTGGCTCATGGGCGAAGTGGACGAATTGTTTGCCTTCACTGACACCCTCGTCCATCGCATTGAGATTGAAGACACCGCTATCGTCAACTTGCGGTTTCGCAACGGTGCATTGGGGCAAATCCTCGCCACGACCGCTGCTCACCCTCATCCGCACTTGCCCGAACAGCGCATCGTCATCTGGGGCAGCGACGCAACGATGACCGTCATCCCTGAATTTGCTGTTGACGCTGCTGACAAAGAACGAGCGCAAAGGCTAATGGCAGAACTGCAAGAGCAAGTTCCACCGCTACCTTCGGAAGGGATGGCAGGGCAGTTGCGGGACTTTCTGCTCGCTATCGTTGAAGGACGACCACCTCTCATCACTGCCGAAAGCACCCGCCCGCAAGTGGAACTCGCCCGCGCCGCCTATAAATCCGCCACCCTCCGCCTACCCGTCCGTCTTCCTCTCACCCCTGTTGACCCGTTTTACTAA